The genomic interval GCttatttacaccagctgagaaaGAGCTGTATTTGCCATCTAAAAAAGGGTTGTTGGAGGACATGGGATTGCAAAGGAGGGCTCCGCTAATTTTACAGGCACATGTCTGGAAGTGGCTGGAGTACATGCAAGGCTTTTTCCTGCATACAAAATAGAAAGCTGCAGGCGTCATTTCCCCAAATGTGATTTGAAAATTGGGCTTGCACATACTCATTTTGCATTGTTTGAATAGCCAACTTAAGCATACAGTTCTGCAAGCTTAGCTTTGTACAATTGAAACTATTCCCAGAAGATCTAAACTGTCTGGAAATATTATTGAATATGGGATATCTAAGTGCACTTGAGCAAGAATATCAACAAAGACGCTGTTACCTTAGGCCCTGGTCCAGAAAACAAAGTCTCCAAAGCACTGCCTTTGCAAGCCCTGGCAGAGTAGCAGGTGGGACAGGCAAGATCATATGAAGTATTAACATGGGACTGGGAATGAAATGTTAGTCCTGACCACGTTCTTGCATATTGATATCACAGCCTGGCATGGAGTTTTTGGGAGAAGCAGGGAAAGTCAAGATTCTATAAAGTcaggggaaaaaggaagttGGAAAATAAGTACCTCGAGGTCAATGTCAGGCCAAACCTCTGCCTTCTCTTAACAGGAAAATTCAAGTTCAAGGTGCTGTCACTTCCCTGACATGTAGAGGTCAGGGTCACCAGATCTTTGTAGGGACAAATGAGTGCCAGATTTATCGAATTAACTACACTGCATTTAAAGAGGAGCTGATCACTGCCTGTCATAAGGAAGCCGTCCATGACATCATCTTTCCTTTGTGAGTATAACCGGCTGGGATGCTTTTGGCTGGTGAAGAAGTTTGAGTAAGCTGCCAGTAAGGTCAGGATACCTATGTAAACACCTTTTAACCAACAGGAACCCAAAGCCTGTTAACATCCTTACAGGATGATTTATACAGGAAATGCTGTCACCTACCAGTGAAATGCAAGGGTGATGGTGAGCGGCTGCTtgaaagcagaaggcagcagttcAGTTTgagaattggaaaaataatCGATCTACAGAAAgaattctaaataaaaagacTAGAATTCTTTATGTTTGGGTCACAGCAGTGATGGCAACCTCCCCCTTTTCTCCTAAGGTTGGTGCTATGAGACTCAGGCCACTTAGTCTGCCAGCAGCGTGAATCCTGAAAGTCTGCTTTTGTGTAACCTGTTGCAGCTAGAGCTTGTAGAGGTGTGCTGCCTGTAACATCAGCTGAAACCTGACTAACAGAGCTGTTCAAAGAGGCTTTTTGGGTCTCTCAGCCTCAATTATGATTTCATGTTTGACAGTATGGTATGTTCTATTAAATTCTAGGCTTGTGATGAGAGATACTGAGTATACTggtctgttttctgtctgcttttgtcTTGTGAACAGACAGCAAACGTTCCCTCTTCCTGTATAGTAGGATCATgacactttatttaaaaaaaaaccacaatggattggttgttttctttccaaatagaGAATGGGATTTTGATCCCAatgaaagtttttatttttgtcatgttaTTATTGCGTTGCTTCTTGACATGGCACAAAGGATCAAATCTTACCAAGGTACAGCAAAGTGCTCAATGCAAGATGCCCTCCTCCCTGCTTGTCACCAGCCTGAAAAATCCGCACCCTTCTAATTTAATGAGTAAATCATTTGGAGCTTTAGGGTAATCTGATGCTAATATAGGTGACTGGCACATCTGTGTCACAGAGGTAGCTGGATGAGCTGGATTTAGTGATGATTGTAAGGACTACATGACTACATCCTTGCATATATGTTTAAACTTTTTATCTGTCAACTGCTCTTGAACAGAGCATATCACTGACTGGGAAATACAGGCATAATATCCCTGTTCTGGCTTATTTCAGAATACTTGAATTGCTGTTATCCTGCTTTCTAAAGCAGCCACGCAAGCTGGGCTTGAAAGGGGCCACACTTTTGTTGTGCCAGTTTTCTCTGTCCTGGTTCATCTTTCGAGGCGTTGATGGTGAAGTTGAACAAAAGCTTGTGGTACCTTTCTAGATTTCACTTTCTGTCATATCCCTAGGATGTATGGTTTAGAGCTTATTTCAAAGCATTGAGTCCTATAGCTTTTGAAATGCTGCAggtctttttttattcaaacatGTATAACAAGTATATTACGAACAGGCTTTTGCCATCGTTTCTATTGCCTTCAACGATGTTGAATAGGAATCATCCAGTAAGCAAGATAAAAAATGACATCTTTACAATATGAGGCTGCTGTTAGTCCCTGATGTTAAATCTGGACAGTCAGCACCTCTACACTCACTTTTGTGTCTATTATATACAACACGTGAAGTTCTTTAGAGACTGAATATGGGAAATAAATGTCACAACTTCACCTGAAGTAGAAAGAATTCTTTTACTTTCACTTtaactgtttcttaaaatgaatCTTTGAATAGAAACCAAACCAGGGGAATTTTATGTAAGAAAGGTGATCCTacaaaaaaggcttttgtcTTAACCATGGTGATCTCTACTGGGAAGATTGCAGTTGCACATTAGAAACAGCtaagttttgaaaaatgatttaaGATCTGACAAAGAAAGAAGCGTTTTCTGTATGTCCCTCCTCATTATCTCTCCTCTCTGAATTCTCCAGGGGAACTTCTGACTTGTTTGCTACCTGCTCCAAAAATGATATTCGGGTGTGGCACACCCCAAAAAACAGGGAGCTCCTACGAATTGTCATCCCCAACGTGACCTGCCATGCCATAGATTTTATGAGGGATGGCAAAAGCATCATCTCAGGTAATGATTGGTCCAGACCCATGGTTGAGTCCAGTCTCTAAGTGTTGCCAAACTAATAAATATCAGTATGTTAGAAAGAAGAGAGGTTTAAATTGGGAATGGGTTTAAATTCAGTTCATTGCTTGACCCAAAGGCCTCTTTGCTTGCAGCTGCTCCGATGAACTTTGCTCGCAGTCCCCAGCATCCTGGTGCTGTGGAAGGCAAGGTTTTGAGACCTCACTTTGGATGTGAATTCCAGCAATTCAGAACTCAGTTTGGTCTTATTCAAAAGACCTAATTCTAAAATATTAACCTTGTTGTATGCAGCAGATTAACCTGTGATGTATGTAGACCACCTTTTACATAAACCTTGCTACCCATCGCCATGTGCAAATTGCTTACACAGGAGCTACTGCAGTACTAGAGCAGCTATGCAGTCCCCCCATTGTTACCAAACCAGTTTGCCCATAGCCAGAaccaaaaaggaattaaatttcAATGGTTTATTTGGGGCTATAACTCTGCAGGTTCATCTACAGTACAGTGGTTTTCACATGTATACTGGTGATCTAACAGGGTGGGCCTTATAAagaaacttaataaaaaaagggggttcatctggaaaggaaagagagacaaTAATATGAGGAAAGTCTGTGCGCCTGGgtaatctgtttctttttatccaTCAGCTTGGAATGACGGGAAAATCCGTGCCTTCATGCCAGAGACTGGACGGCTAATGTATGTCATTAACCATGCCCATAGCTTGGGAGTGACGGCAATTGCTGCTACAAGTGACTGTAAACGAATCATTAGTGGAGGAGGTGAAGGGCAGGtaatttttgcttaaaaacctggagcagctctgggctCTTATCACAGGGCCTGCAAATTGTCTGTAACTGCTTAGTCAGAAAGTGAGCTATTCTTAGCTTTCACTTGAGCAAAGGACTGAACTTGAAAATATTAGCCTTTGATAAATGCAAATCTCCTGCTCTCAGAGGGCATAATGTAAAACAATGCCCCGATTTCTTCTGGCATGGTACTCTTGGAAATCCTTCTAATGCAGAATATGCTCTTAatcctttttgtttatttgtctctCCCCTATATTTGGCTTATCTGCATTAGTCATTGTTTGCAAGCCTCCGTCTAATTGTGCTCTAgcagagattttctttctgtcattgCTTTGGAAGTCCTAGTCCTGTCCAAATGGACCTGTATGAATTCATTTAATAGCACAAAGTTCACTTTATATGGCTATAGTGTCTATGGGGTAACTTCCTAATTTTCTGGGGTGGTACTATCTGTTTGAGGTGATGGTGTTAATAAAAGACTCTAATAATAACTCAATTTCTAATACAATTATGGAAACATTCCAtacaaataacaacaaaaatcagaaaatatgtTGTAGTCATCATACCTGTGCAgttcaacaatttttttctggccaTAGAAAACAAACACCATGTACTTTGGCTACTCCATGCACTTCATATAGTTGTGGCCCTTTTCAATCTGTAAAAGTGACACTCCTCTCctaatgtttaaataatttaaacacagggcttttatttatattaaaaataagtaattagTCTTGGAAGTCTCATGTTCAGTTTCTTGCCTTGCTTTGGACTTCCTCTCTGCAGCCTGGCAAGCACTCAGAACCAGTCATTTAATTGTGCGTGGATTCCTGACTGTGATTTAactgctctgtgctttgtttGTGTACCGTGATCTCAAGTGTTCAGTGTGCCCTGCTGGAGATTGTAAGGGAAGTCTTGAAGAGTGAGGAATTGAACTTAGGTCTTCCAAATCTCAGGCTAATGTCCTAATCATTGAACCATCTTTCTGAATCATTCTGCACCTCAGCTCTGCTGTAGAGCAGTAATGGCAGCACTGCCTTGTCTCACTGCATAAAGACATTAGAGATGATGAGCCACTTCAACCCTTCACTAATAAAAGAACAGTTAAGTACCTTGGATGATTAGCGCTAGAGTATGCAAAAGACAGAGAACCTAGATTCTGTATCACACACAGAATGGCACAGGCTCTGGTTCatctctgaactgaaaaaaacagctgagaCAGAATTAAAGCTAAAGGTTGGTTAAGTAGAAATGAGAACTGCAGGGAAGCACTTGCAGTATTCATTTGGAACACAAAAAAGGTGTTCTGAAATGCTAATGGTTCTGTCAAAATCGATCATCTGAAAGCTGTGACTTTCAGGGTTGCTTAAGGGGTCTGAGTGCTCTGATCATTTAGCAACTGGGAATTGGACATCCAGATCCCATAGATAACTCAGCATCAGACTTGAAAACGTGGAAGGTCAGCTCTCTCTGCTTTTGATGTCAGTGTCTAAATTTCTAAATTTTCACTAGGATTTGACCTTAGTGGAATGTAAAAGCGATTATATATCATGACATTTGGCACTAGTGGGACAGTAAATGCAAGGTGTGAAGGATCAAGTCCtcaaagcagaaagatttttgCTGTTACCACCACTGGGAAAAGAGGTGCTTTCAGGCACATATTTCACATCAAAGATTTAAAGACCTGTTTTGTATTTACTTACTGGCATTATACATAGCACAAATAGCAGGTAGCTTTTTTATATTCCATTTCAGCAGTCTCGCTCTTCGATCTTTAAAGCACCACTGGAAATATATCATGGACTAGATGCTTTTTTCCTGATCAAGAGATGAGTAAACTGAAGCATGGGAGAGTGGGAACCTGGCAAAAATAAGGTTTGGGGTTAATGGTCAGGAATTCCTGAACCAAGCGTATTACACTTTCAAGAACTCAGTTCAGTTTTATGAGTCAGCTGCATGAATAACCCACAGGAAAATAGAGACGGTCTGTTGAGATTTGAGTTGCTGTATGTGttataagaaaaaagaagagttcaGGAAAGCCTTAGACATCCTCCTGAGCTCAGTCAGGACTGGGTGGTACAAGAGCAGATGTTTGTTGCTGATTTTCAGGTGAGGGTCTGGGAGATTGGTGAGAGGACTCACAAACTGGGGGAAGTTCTGAAGGAGCACACATCTGCTGTGTCCTGCATTAAGATTAAGAAGGATGACCGAGAGTGTGTCACAGCCAGCCTTGATGGAACGTGCATCATCTGGGACATTGTGTAAGGAGACAGATAAGTATTGCAAGACACTTAAAGTGCTGGTAATGTCTCTGTTGGGTTACTGTGTCCTATTTGTGACACCATGTAgtaaggaggaggggaaaaagagcattaggaaataaaaattactagaAAGAACAATCAGGTCAGGGAATGCAGAGCCTCCAATGAtagaaacttttcagaaaagtttagACAAACATTCGCCTcaagttgttttcttgtattgGATCCTGCTTGGCTGAGGGGGTGGAACAGGTGATTTCCTAAGTTCCCCACTAGTTCCGTTTTCCAGCACTTTATGACTCTTGTCAAGCTATTGCAGATCTGCAGATCTGCAGGTAAGGTTAAGGAAATTTTTGCATAGTGAATAGCACCTAGAAAGCattctggattaaaaaatttcatttcatatgaCAGCAGATCAAAAGTCTTACAAGGCAGCTGTGATGGGGAACAGAACTGATGACTAACAGGCTTCATGAAACCCTGAACTCAGACCAACACCTGAAAATATCCAAGTAGAAAGAGAGAACTGATGTATAGCACAGGCAGATATAGTTCAGGCAGTCAAAGTCTGAGTTTTGACCCTATTGCTCTATCctgttttgggggtgttttgcAGGCgttttgtaagaaaacaaatgattcTAGCCAACACGTTGTTCAAATGTGTGTGTTACCATCCTGAAGAGTACCAGATAATCACCAGTGGAACAGACAGAAGGGtaagcaaagctgcagcaatTCTTTTTGCAGTAATTCCAAAACACAAAGTCTGGGGCTTGTTATGTGGTAAAGCTCCTGAACCTCCACAGAAGGTTGTGTTACAGGGCGGTGCTGAAATCTGTGTGCTATTCTCAGCACAACTGAGCTCTCCTCTCTGGTCTGCTCTCTAGATTGGATACTGGGAAGTGTTTGATGGCTCTGCAATCAGAGAATTGGAAGGGTCTGTATCGGGTTCCATCAACGGGATGGACATCACATCAGATGGGGCATACTTTGTCACAGGTGAGTGGGTGGATGAAACTAGAAAAGAGGAAGTCATATtaagagcaggaaaaggaaggcagTGAACCAAGGATCTcagaaaagtatgaaaaaactgaaagaaggagTCATctaaaggggaaaacaaaattaatcactgaagaaaaatacttagaaaaagATATAGTTCAGACGTGGAAGATACTGTGGTTCAGTCTTGCAAGATGTAATTTAAAGGTGAAGACAAGGTTCAAATGTCTCCCAGGGAAGAATACACGGTTTCACCTTGCCCTGCTCCTCATTTAGTTCAGTGGTGCTCACAGTGCACTTGAATGATTTGTTCAAGTGCCCTACTCCAGAAGGCTGGCAGTCTCTGTTGGTTTGCAAGTGGAAATGACTCCAGGCTCCATCCAGCCTCAGGCTCACATGTTCCCCACCATCATGACATCTCTTATGGGAGTCTAGCACTAGCACAGAGGAGCCATGGTATTGTGTATCTCGGCTATAGTTAAAACCCACAGATTTGGTGTCAGCACCAGTTATTTTAGATTAACCTGGTTAAACGAATGTTGGTTAAGAGCCTTTTGAAGATGGTCGATATTATTGGTACCAATTGCTGGCCATAGCTCACTGTGATCCGCTGGTGCAGGTCCTGAGCACTCTACTGGACACTGACTCTCAGCTGCAAAGAAGTAGTTTTTGCCATAATGCCCAAGACAATGTATTCCACCCCTTCTAAATCAGATGAATGCCTAAGTATTCCCCTGCCTGTGATCTgggaacaaaaagcagcagaactcTGTGTAATCATTTGTTCTTCCTTTGTGCCCAATGCAGGTGGTGATGACCATCTGGTGAAACTGTGGGACTATAATGAGGGTGCAGTGACTCATGTTGGAGTGGGCCACAGTGGCAACATCACCCGTCTCAAGGTCTGCCCTGGGAACAAGTACATTGTGAGTGTGAGTGCGGATGGTGCCATCCTGCTCTGGAAATACCCTGACTTGCACTAACAGCTGGCCCAGGAGCTGCTAGGCTGCTACTTCCTCGGCCAATCCTAGTGATCCTTTCCTCTTACAGCTGAGGTTGTTTCAAAGCATTTGTACTATTAGAGGAGATACTATTTTTATACTCTCTGGTATGCATTTACCAGATCCTTCAGATATCCTTTCTAGCACTGAATAAATAGGTCTGACTTTTTCAGGGGGGCTAGGAATCTGCTGTTCCTTTTAGATTAGTGTGAAAGGATTCATCACTTCTTAAAATCATCTTGGCTGTTGTTATAACACTTGCATGTTGTTACTGCCACCTTTCCTGATAGTCTCCTAGCATAGTCTATTTTTGTGGGCTCTCTCTTGCTTCCACGtggtctctctttctcttccctacCCCCTTCTGTCCCTTCCTTTAATGAATAACTTGTTGTGTAAATTCAGTCTTctgtgttcattttaatttgtctgGTCCTGATTAAGGAAAAAGCCCTCAGCTTCAACTCAGGCGTTTAACTGGGAAGCTCTTTTGAGTCAAGCTTTTAAATCAATGTTCTCAAAGGAATACAAGGATGTCGGGGCTTCTTCATTTGCGGTGTCCAATTTAAAACTCTCTTCAGGGGCCTGGTTTTCAAGAGTGAGAGTGcagtaatttctaaaaatgcCTGGATGTTTCCAGCTAGACACACTCAAATTCCTGGTCATTGGCCTAATTTTTCAAATGGGCTGCAAATTTAcatgaaatatgtatttagtCTGAGAATGAGTACCTGGTATCATATCTAGTaccaaaaccagcagctctCAAGATACTGTTTGTTTAAAGATCAGTGTAGGCAGCCAGCCTGTGAAGTGGTGCAAGtgaagtaaatatttcttttgcaggCGTTGAAGGCCTGTGAGAATCCTGTCATAAATTAAAATGGTAGCAAAATATTGCATTCCTTAATGTTAAGGCTTACAGACATTTTAGTTAACTAAGATGATGATTTAAAGGCGGTGTCAGCTAGATACTGTCATACCTGTATTGATAGTATTAGCTGTTCTGGTAGGCAATGGGGGATAGCAATTTAAAGGTATGATTGCTTATTATTCTTTATATGTCACTAAAAATGTTTGCTGCTCATAGCACAATAAGGCTGGATCCTTTTGGACTGGCTCGGTGGGTATCTGTGTACCTATGTTGTCCATCAAACACTATGCAAGTCATATTCCTTCTGGCTGAAATATCTCTGCTCTTATTAATGGTGTctttagaaaaggaattaagtcattccttcctctttttctttggagTCAAGACTTGATGCTATACAGTGATAAACACTCCAGCAGGTTTTACAAGCTCTGCAGCAATGCTCACTGTGGTTTGGAAGGCAAGATCAAACCGCTGGAATGTGGGACAGACAGGCAAAACATTTGTGCTTATGCTAggagaatgaaaacagaagtggagTCTGTGAGAGCTAACCAGGCAGTCCCAAAAACCCACGTCACCACCAGCTCCCCATGCTCTCTGAAGTGTGGGGTTTTGAGATGCAAATAACTGTCCGGCAGAGTCCCACGTCAGCAGTGATTCCATTCCCATCAGATCACACCAAACCTGTCATTACAGGCGGGAGGAGAATCCAAGTACCCATCGGGGAGCCAAAGTCCTGTTTCCGTGTGGCTGTTCCTGGGGTGCAAAGACTAAAGCCCTGCACACTCCTCTTGCACTAGCTGGTTCTTCATGGCTCGGAGGCAGCAAAGTGAGACAGGCTTTCCTGACTCACCTGGCCACCGTCACCCACTGACTCTGTGGAGGACAGGAGTTGGCACACTAAGAGTACAGGCTGGTAAACCACACTTTCTGTTTGTTACAGCCAGCCAGGAGGCTCAGGCCCTGTGCCTGTCACCTTACAGATTTGAAAACTGAGCGCGCAGATTCTTTGGAGAAGTCCTGTCCTGCCCATGCTTCTTTTCAGTGTGAAGCAGCATCACTTTACTGAAACCAGCCCAAATTGTAAGCATGGACACTGCCTGAATTCGCTTGCTCCAGCGTAGCTAGCCAATGTAGGTCACTGCCCAGGGTGGCGGTTGGTACgctgtagcagcagcagcacagcatctCCCCAGCCCTATGGCACAGCATGCACACTGTGCTCCATTAGACCCTCCACCCTAGTGTCCATGCACAAAGCTGTGCCATCATATCCTTGCTGCTGTAGGGGTAGGTGATTTGGGGCACTGCCCCACATACTGTATAGGAAATAGAGGCGATAACCAACATAGGCTTGTGACTGCAAACAGCTGTGCGACCTTTCGGTCTGTTAGTGCATTTGGAAAAGATGGGCCCCCATGGCTGAGCCAAGCGCTGGCAAGCTCATCTACTTTCCAAGCAGTGCTCAGCTACGCAGCAGCTTGGCAGCACTCATTCCCCCAGCACAACCTTGCCCCTCCTGGCACATCTCACACAAGTGCTAAGAGCTGTACATGCTCCTCACCGGCATGgccaggctccccagggagccccTGGAGCTTTACAAATGGATGTGACCTACATGAATAATGCCAAGAAGCAGACATGCAGAGCAACCTGTGCTGTTTTTCCACCAGAAGTCCAGCTGTGTTTGGAAAACATGAACTGCAGTCACAAATTTCCCCATTATGCATTTGCCTGACGAAAGGCACATTGTATTTTACAGCATGAATGTATTCATTACACTATCATTAGTCATGAAGAATAGCCTGGTTAATAATGGAGATCTATAACACTCGTACACAGAATCAGCCATAACGAATGCGCTATTACCATAAAGCACTGGGGAGTTTCAGTGCCACTCTCTTCGCTGAGGCAAAGGGAGCTAATGTCGCTCCAGTCGtaccagcaaaagcaaagaggtGTCACCGGCAGAAGGTATGTTTCCATACCTGTTGCATATGCTCCTGACACCTCTGCCCCTCTGTCTAGCTGAATTCTCATCAGGAGTAGGAGTGGTGAGGGGCAGGACAGAAATGCACTGGCACCATGGTTGCACCAAGCTCCCTTACGCTGTCTTGATTGACTCCAGTGATGTTAAACGGGAGTTAAATTCTGGTCCCTGTGGGCCTGGGGGAGGGGATGAAGGGAATGTCAGTGAAAACCAGGCATGTACTGGGTTTTGGAAATGGCTTTATAACCCTTATtgttagggggaaaaaaagaaagttatgtTAAACAGACTTCAGTGATGTCTGACTCTTGGTGAAAGCAGTCATCAGGTTTACGGCATTGGGCCATGAGATGGGAGACCCAGATTTCTAGCTGTACCACCAATTCACAGCACAGTGCTGGGATCAGAGCCTCTTACCACCAGGAATTTGGCTTCCAACCCCCTGGCTGCCATCCCCCCTCTGTGAGCTGCTTTCTCCTGGGCTGAGGCCATGGACACTGCTGACGtacagccctgcagaaaggctTGCATCACCATTCTTGCCTTCCTGTCCTCAGCCCAAAACCTTCATAGTAAGGCTTTTTAACACACTAGCATCTGAAGttaaatttttctgttgttggttTGCACATCCCTCAGCACCTTGGGGCATCTGCTTGTGTGGAGACGGATACCCCGGTGCTCATCCCAGCAGGTGCCTGAATGTacggctgggctgggctgctgcactgGGAGAGGGGGAGCCCAGCCCCGGGCTCAACATGGGCAACAAGTCCGTGGGGAATTTGGCTTACCCAGACCTCGCCAGGAAATGTCACACAGCACAGACATCTTGCTGGAGATTGCAGGGCAAAGCCGTCATAGTGCCACAGCTCTAAACAACGGGATTTGGGGCAGAGGTTAGCAGGAGACAGCTCCTCGATCTGTTGGCGATGAGCAAGGCATCTCTGCTCGCTCTCTGGGGCTTTGACCGCTGCCCTGTGCTATTTCCAATCAGTCGCTATTTGCAGGTCCTTTAAGGGCTTGTTCATGTGCATCCTGACCGCTTCCCCCAGCTACCTGGGCTTTCCTCTCTACCAAGTAGCAAAAGGCAGCAAGGGAGTGATAGCATTTGGCTCggctctcctccagcagcttccagacCAGCCAGGCTAGGAGCTGAAGGTTGGCAGAGCCTGAGGCAGAACGGTGTTTGCCAGACCTCCAGAGAAGGCACTCCTTTTCTGGCGCGTCTCAGCATCTCCGGCCAGCCAGGCTGTGGATCTGCTGGGAGATCTGTGAGGAATTCCAGCAGCGCCTGGCCACAGGTGATGACTTTATGGAGAGCCTTGCTGAGCGCTGTGTCCATACCCTGCCCTGTGCGGGTGGCTGTGGTGCCGGGTTGTATGAGCTCCCCTGCGAAAGGGGGAAACTGCTGCAACCTGTTACAACCTCGAGCACCTACAGCTTCCCCACCCACCTGGACGTACCTTCTCTGGCCACTGGCCCTTAGCTGAGTTCCTGGAGACACGTTTAACATCAGACCTGAATCAGGTCCCCATCCTTCTTCACGAACATACGTCTCCTTGCATCGAGCTGGGTTTCTGCTggtgctccctgctctgccctgtccCCTGGAGCCGTGCCGCTTGCTAGAGGGGTGAGATGAGCAGAGGGGTCCTGC from Aquila chrysaetos chrysaetos chromosome 5, bAquChr1.4, whole genome shotgun sequence carries:
- the CFAP52 gene encoding cilia- and flagella-associated protein 52 yields the protein MAAGAGVGELELRAAIGFNGHIPCGLICHPDKEHILYPLGCTVVIQELDSKKQTFLHGHTNNVSCIVVSRNGMYVASGQVTFMGFKADIILWDFQRKELLARLSLHKGRIEGLAFSPNSLYLMSLGGQDDGSVVVWQVGKREAVCGSPASACCAGSATIVVGSSCRDEIFVTAGNGTIRVWELDLANRKICPTECQTGQLRRVITCGKMADDDNYFYVGTSSGDVLQVNTNNKLMTDYGPQKEKFSSGVTALLLLKTGDLIVGTGGGIVALCKGSNYKVMKKIQVQGAVTSLTCRGQGHQIFVGTNECQIYRINYTAFKEELITACHKEAVHDIIFPLGTSDLFATCSKNDIRVWHTPKNRELLRIVIPNVTCHAIDFMRDGKSIISAWNDGKIRAFMPETGRLMYVINHAHSLGVTAIAATSDCKRIISGGGEGQVRVWEIGERTHKLGEVLKEHTSAVSCIKIKKDDRECVTASLDGTCIIWDIVRFVRKQMILANTLFKCVCYHPEEYQIITSGTDRRIGYWEVFDGSAIRELEGSVSGSINGMDITSDGAYFVTGGDDHLVKLWDYNEGAVTHVGVGHSGNITRLKVCPGNKYIVSVSADGAILLWKYPDLH